CAGGTGCGGCAATCCTGCTGCATTGCCGGGATCAGGAAAGTTGTCAGTCTTCCAGACGCAGAGCTTCCGTCGTGTCTTTGCGAAGCGTCTCGCAAAGTTCCTGATTGTCGGACAGCTTCTGGCCGAAAGACGGAATCATTTCCTTGAGTTTGGCATCCCATGCCGGAAGCTGGGCGGCGAAGCATTTGCGGATCACGTTGAGCATGATCGGGGCCGCCGTGGAAGCGCCCGGTGACGCACCGAGGAGCGCTCCGACCGAACCGTCTGCCGAACTGATCACTTCCGTGCCGAACTGAAGCACGCCGCCTTTTTTCGCATCGGCCTTGATGACCTGCACGCGCTGACCGGCAACGACCAGTTCCCAGTCCTCGTCGCGGGCGTCAGGGACAAACTCGCGCAGCGCCTTCATCCGGTCCGCATTGCTCTGAAGAACCTGCTGGATCAGGTATTTGGTGAGCGCCCAGTTGTCGCGGGCGACGGCCAGAATAGAGCCGATATTGCCGCCGTTGATTGAGCGCGGCAGATCAAGCAGGGAGCCCTTTTTCAGAAAGCGGGTCGAGAACCCTGCATAAGGCCCGAACAGCAGGGTAGACTGGCCGTCGATCATGCGGGTATCGAGATGCGGCACCGACATCGGAGGCGCACCGACGGACGCCATGCCGTAAACCTTGGCACGATGGGCTGCGATGACATCAGGGTTCTTGCAGCGCAGGAACTGGCCGCTGACCGGGAAGCCGCCATAGCCGCGCACTTCCGGGATGCCCGTTTTCTGAAGCAGCGGAAGGGCTGCGCCCCCTGCGCCGATAAAGACAAAGCGGGCGCTGACCGTACGTGTCTGTCCTGTATGCAGCGCCTTGACACGCACATTCCATCGACCATCAGAACCACGCTTGATGTCTTCAATCTCGTGCCCTGTATGGAGCGCAACCCCCGGTTTTTCTTTCAGAGCCTTGATGAGAAGATGTGACAGCGCGCCGAAATTGACGTCTGTTCCGGAAGCGATCCATGTCGCGGCCAGTTTCTCGCCAGTCGGGCGGTTTTTCATCACCAGAGGCATCCACTGGCGCAGTTGCTCGGGATCTTCCGAGTAACGCATGCCAGAGAAAAGGGGATGGTCCTTTAGTGCTTCATAACGACGACGCAGAAAATCGACGTTCCTGTCACCCCATACAAAACTCATGTGCGCGACAGGTGTGATGAAGTCGCGCGGATTGGCGATCTGGCCGGTTTTGACAAGATAGGACCAGAACTGGCGTGACACCTGAAACTGCTCGTTGACGTTCAGGGCCTTGCTGATGTCGATGCTGCCGTCAGCGTTCTCGGAGGTGTAGTTCAGCTCGCAGAGGGCGGAGTGGCCGGTTCCGGCATTGTTCCAGGCGTTCGAGCTTTCCTGCGCCACATCGTCGAGGCGCTCGAAGATGTCGATCGTCCAGTCAGGCTGCAACGTGTTGAGAAAGGTGCCGAGCGTGGCGCTCATGACACCTCCGCCAATCAGGAGAACGTCCGTCGAAGCACGGACTTCAGTCGTTGCAGCACTCATAACACTCTCCGGTAGATGTAGATAACGTGTGACATACCTCAGGGATACATGACCTGAGTCGGGCTGTGGGTCGGCAGAATGGCCCGGTCAAATCCAGAAGAAAAGCCTCTCCCGCTGCCCCTGACGCCTGTCCAATTCCAAAACATTGTCACCGGTATGCACATGATTTGTACAGTTTGCGGCATCATCTCTTTGCGAGCATTGCGAAACACCTCTGGTTATCAGGCGTTCCGACCCCAGATGGTCTGTGCATGAGCGGTTCAGGCCGGGGCGCAGACAGTTTTTGAGGGAGCGACAGCAATGACGATCAAAAAATACGGAACAGCCCACTGGGAAGGGAATATCAAGGAGGGTAAAGGCCTGATTTCCACAGAAAGCGGAGCGCTGAAGGACCAGCCTTATGGCTTCAACACCCGTTTTGAAGGCAAGGTCGGCTCAAATCCGGAAGAACTGATCGGCGCCGCCCATGCGTCGTGCTTCACAATGGCGCTTTCGCTCATCCTCGGCGACGCGGGCTATACAGCGACAGCCCTCGATACCAAGGCTGTCGTGTCGCTGGACAAGCAGGATGGCGGTTTTGCCATTACCTCAATCCATCTGACCCTTACAGGCACGGTTCCGGGCGTCAGTGAAGAAGAGTTCCAGAAGCTGGCGCAGAAAGCCAAAGAGAACTGCCCGGTTTCCAAACTGTTCAGGACCGAGATTTCTCTGGACGCTACTCTGTCAGCCTGAATCTGCGTTGTCACTTTCAGACTAATACGTCACACCCGGGCGGAGCAGGATCGGTTTTTCTCTGCCCGGGTGGATGAATTATCCACCAAAAACAGGCTTGTTGACCATAAGCCAGAAAACAGCCACGAGCCCTATAAAAGCTGGCCAGCCAAGAGCGAACCACCACAGAAAAGCACGCTGAAATGAGGGAGGAAGAGGTTCTCCCCGCACAGCAGCAGTTTCCGCTTC
The Acetobacter aceti genome window above contains:
- a CDS encoding OsmC family protein — encoded protein: MTIKKYGTAHWEGNIKEGKGLISTESGALKDQPYGFNTRFEGKVGSNPEELIGAAHASCFTMALSLILGDAGYTATALDTKAVVSLDKQDGGFAITSIHLTLTGTVPGVSEEEFQKLAQKAKENCPVSKLFRTEISLDATLSA
- a CDS encoding malate:quinone oxidoreductase, encoding MSAATTEVRASTDVLLIGGGVMSATLGTFLNTLQPDWTIDIFERLDDVAQESSNAWNNAGTGHSALCELNYTSENADGSIDISKALNVNEQFQVSRQFWSYLVKTGQIANPRDFITPVAHMSFVWGDRNVDFLRRRYEALKDHPLFSGMRYSEDPEQLRQWMPLVMKNRPTGEKLAATWIASGTDVNFGALSHLLIKALKEKPGVALHTGHEIEDIKRGSDGRWNVRVKALHTGQTRTVSARFVFIGAGGAALPLLQKTGIPEVRGYGGFPVSGQFLRCKNPDVIAAHRAKVYGMASVGAPPMSVPHLDTRMIDGQSTLLFGPYAGFSTRFLKKGSLLDLPRSINGGNIGSILAVARDNWALTKYLIQQVLQSNADRMKALREFVPDARDEDWELVVAGQRVQVIKADAKKGGVLQFGTEVISSADGSVGALLGASPGASTAAPIMLNVIRKCFAAQLPAWDAKLKEMIPSFGQKLSDNQELCETLRKDTTEALRLED